A window from Podospora bellae-mahoneyi strain CBS 112042 chromosome 1 map unlocalized CBS112042p_1, whole genome shotgun sequence encodes these proteins:
- a CDS encoding uncharacterized protein (EggNog:ENOG503NWCE; COG:S), producing MATPFPSPEAAPANGASSASPVTPGSAASDNIATVIAAALSALPTTPGPANTDASGVLHECCGKGCTVRLCEGCARGNIWHTQHRTHFIDAKKCDWQIRKPSPKPRTSLRARQVRRRVGRGTPPASRKRVRFVGLEDDDEAEKGNRPAKRPQAEPPRQLAPKPVAQMGQVYEPLSTGRTPLPSMHPPRCTAGPSLLRNSDSYTRGAGPQVN from the exons tccccagaGGCCGCGCCCGCTAACGGCgcttcctccgcctcccctgTCACTCCCGGTTCCGCCGCCAGTGACAACATCGCCACCgtcattgctgctgctctgtcCGCTTTACCTACGACTCCCGGCCCCGCCAACACCGACGCCTCTG GCGTTCTCCACGAGTGCTGTGGCAAGGGATGCACCGTCCGGCTGTGCGAGGGCTGCGCCAGGGGCAATATTTGGCATACCCAGCACCGCACACATTTCATCGATGCCAAAAAATGTGACTGGCAGATCAGAAAGCCCTcgccgaagccgaggacCTCTCTGCGCGCTAGACAGGTCCGACGTCGTGTGGGAAGGGGAACCCCGCCTGCCTCCCGGAAGCGTGTACGTTTTGTTGGTctggaggacgacgatgaggctgagaagggcaACCGTCCCGCGAAGCGGCCTCAGGCTGAGCCTCCTCGACAACTGGCTCCCAAGCCTGTCGCCCAAATGGGCCAAGTCTACGAGCCGTTGAGCACTGGTCGCACCCCGTTGCCGAGCAtgcatcctcctcgatgTACCGCCGGGCCCTCTCTGTTGCGCAATTCAGACTCTTACACGCGTGGGGCAGGTCCACAGGTGAATTGA
- a CDS encoding uncharacterized protein (EggNog:ENOG503NXE6; COG:Q), whose product MAWTATEIPRSERLHELIGVGAAVLVIVLSTPAVTRSWREKGIWGGSGYTPINANDEYQDLDGVATEESIRAFSDTRPRIAVGLAIFAGIGALIASKVLIPPTLSDWVFWADVVCWSLLALQAILLPPKHLYLSKFRLTVYGLASSLVIAVLVVVLHGFEALALILDSDSDTKYRAVGFLYLVQFSASVGAFLAFASFSRRPDVYDDQGLVDQQHTRSLLDLFSFSWNRVIFDVAKERQMKLEDIPNLDFATKSRNLQARFIKTRREKLPLWKQLIYAYSKELALQWLLTLVVALLALFPQVVLYNFLKRIENRQKDTATDPTIFIWVLGLLLSQLLQVGVNNWIRWITTTRLEIPVGSLLQSLVFFKALKQYETAPPAQKEDKTDGKKDGKAGEPNGVNDASKPGKKANAKGKEPETRQNIINHMKLDSNRVTIFCMYNNNFPMAIFKLIFAGGFCISLMGWLPVVSGLLAACLVIPISSRLSTKYTALHFGLMKYRDGKAHLLTEALQGMRQIRFSALEQHWEDKILKSRNEELKQYWRVAVWQCLVVFIINLGPIMLASVTYFLYVWQNGTNIKASVIFTALGLFDQLDEAVALLPLLQTYLLEAWTSAVRLEKFFSQSDKEPVSKPGDSILFKHATVAWPRIEDTEKIDDEDATEQRRAHSMLRNINLEFPPSQLTLVSGKTGAGKSLLLAAILGEVKLLNGVIRMPVLPPFDHDAKAIPESEWIIPELTSFVSQTPWIEGGTVRENVIFGLPFVEDRYRKVLDACALEKDIELLIDGDQTEVGPKGVTLSGGQRWRTALARALYSRAGILILDDVLSAVDAHVGRLIVDKALTGELARGRTRILATHHAELVLPHASFHIQLHNGEVLSVEHLTPSEDSSALTALSEQDVPSTDDSLVNGQPPLVTKSKPKEDEESRETGRVKTKVYKAYFKASGGLLPWIGGVCILLLGHFLSVFRAWSLKELAQTASKEPEALRFTVQTTSKNDFHFAAGSGSEEREGWHWGYGIYFWLSVWLVIDFSTLLVQIIRVLAFFVIGMKASRALFQDMTHAILRAPLRWIDTVPAGRILNRFTSDMFIVDRRLSNQAFTLIRTVLFLLVIIATSLSVSVYVIFFGILLFILYVRVSMAYIDAAREVKRINSVSHSPIYDQFSSVLSGLSTIRAFDRTEFYMKRMFTLIDSSSKASWALQLSGRWMAVRMGVLGALFVAVVANAVAVSDTNAALAGFSLAFALRYTNALTSVLQALTSVELGFNACERVLEYAEIETEPEGGKDVAAAWPTEGKIEVQDLTVKYADDLPPVLKKLNFSVGAGERVGIVGRTGAGKSTLAAVFFRLLVPVEGSVYIDNVDISTLKLSQLRSRLAIIPQDPFLFSGTLRSNLDMEGLLEDHDLLLALQRVHLIEHVEDQDRPPVHPPAGASVIIGSSTIPLADSETETEASTAVEGEPTVIEPESELNLPADNANIFTNLSTPISTGGANLSQGQRQLVCLARSLLKRPKIVILDEATSAVDRGTDSNIQESLRKEFAAAGCTVLVIAHRLSTVADFDRLLVMEKGRVAEFGSPRELLEAGMRRVVEEPTQQGDSRVDGDTAEDDEEANGTGAFWELVQKSAEKEKLLEMVFGSDKDRLMKEIFGDTNGV is encoded by the exons ATGGCCTGGACGGCCACCGAAATCCCACGCTCGGAGCGCCTGCATGAGTTAATTGGAGTCGGTGCCGCCGTTCTGGTAATAGTTCTGTCAACGCCTGCCGTCACCCGTTCCTGGAGAGAGAAGGGCATCTGGGGTGGCTCTGGTTACACCCccatcaacgccaacgaTGAGTACCAAGATCTCGACGGTGTGGCGACCGAAGAGTCCATCCGGGCTTTCTCGGACACGCGACCTCGCATTGCCGTTGGCCTCGCCATCTTCGCTGGTATTGGCGCTTTGATTGCCTCCAAGGTCTTGATCCCGCCCACTCTCTCCGACTGGGTCTTTTGGGCAGATGTTGTCTGTTGG TCTCTTCTTGCTTTACAGgccatccttcttcctccaaaGCATCTCTATCTCTCCAAGTTCCGCTTGACAGTGTACGGCTTGGCATCCTCCCTTGTCATCGCCGTCTTGGTAGTTGTGCTCCATGGATTCGAAGCGCTGGCCCTGATTTTGGATTCCGACTCGGATACCAAATACCGGGCGGTTGGCTTCCTCTACCTTGTACAATTTTCGGCTTCTGTTGGCGCATTTTTGGCCTTTGCTTCTTTCTCAAGGAGACCGGATGTCTACGATGATCAAGGGCTGGTCGACCAGCAACACACCAGGTCTCTGCTCGATCTTTTCTCGTTTTCCTGGAACAGGGTTATCTTTGATGTGGCCAAGGAGCGTCAGATGAAGCTTGAGGACATCCCGAACCTCGACTTTGCCACAAAATCAAGAAACCTGCAGGCTAGATTCATCAAGACGCGCCGCGAGAAGCTGCCGCTCTGGAAGCAGCTCATTTACGCGTATTCCAAGGAGCTGGCCTTGCAGTGGTTGCTTACCCTGGTCGTCGCGCTTCTGGCCTTGTTCCCGCAAGTTGTTTTGTACAACTTCCTGAAGAGGATCGAGAACCGGCAGAAAGACACAGCCACAGATCCCACCATCTTTATTTGGGTTTTAGGATTGCTTCTGAGCCAATTGCTCCAAGTCGGCGTCAATAACTGGATTAGGTGGATCACCACGACTCGTCTGGAGATACCTGTTGGCTCACTTCTGCAGTCCCTGGTTTTCTTCAAGGCGCTGAAGCAGTACGAGACAGCTCCCCCGGCCCAGAAAGAAGACAAAACCGACGGCAAAAAAGACGGAAAAGCAGGCGAGCCCAATGGCGTCAATGACGCAAGCAAGCCAGGAAAGAAAGCCAACGCCAAAGGAAAAGAACCGGAGACTCGACagaacatcatcaaccacatgAAGCTTGACTCCAACCGCGTTACAATCTTTTGCATGTACAACAATAACTTCCCCATGGCTATTTTCAAACTCATCTTTGCCGGTGGGTTTTGTATTAGTTTGATGGGTTGGCTACCAGTGGTCAGCGGCCTACTCGCCGCGTGCCTCGTGATCCCCATCAGCTCGCGCTTGTCCACCAAATACACGGCCCTTCATTTTGGTCTGATGAAGTATCGAGATGGAAAGGCCCATCTGTTGACAGAGGCTCTGCAGGGCATGCGACAAATCAGATTCTCGGCCTTGGAGCAGCATTGGGAGGACAAGATTCTCAAGAGCCGTAACGAAGAGCTCAAACAGTACTGGAGAGTCGCTGTATGGCAGTGCCTTGTTgttttcatcatcaacttggGACCCATCATGCTGGCCAGTGTCACGTACTTCCTTTACGTTTGGCAGAACGGAACAAACATTAAGGCTTCCGTGATTTTCACCGCACTCGGCCTTTTCGACCAGCTGGATGAGGCTGTAGCTCTCCTTCCACTTCTTCAAACATACCTGCTCGAAGCGTGGACCAGTGCTGTCCGGTTGGAGAAGTTCTTCAGTCAATCTGACAAGGAACCAGTATCAAAACCCGGGGACTCCATTCTGTTCAAGCATGCCACAGTGGCGTGGCCAAGAATTGAGGATACCGAGAAGattgatgacgaggatgccACCGAACAGAGACGCGCCCACTCAATGCTCAGAAATATCAACCTGGAATTCCCTCCTAGCCAACTGACTTTGGTATCGGGTAAAACAGGCGCCGGTAAAAGCCTCTTGCTTGCCGCTATTCTGGGAGAAGTCAAGCTACTCAACGGCGTCATTCGGATGCCCGTTCTGCCTCCCTTTGACCACGATGCCAAGGCTATCCCTGAGTCCGAGTGGATTATCCCCGAACTGACCTCGTTTGTCTCTCAGACTCCATGGATCGAGGGTGGCACCGTGAGAGAGAACGTGATATTTGGCCTCCCTTTTGTAGAGGATCGCTATCGCAAGGTCCTTGATGCTTGTGCTCTTGAAAAGGACATTGAGCTCCTGATAGACGGTGATCAAACAGAAGTTGGACCCAAGGGGGTGACGCTTTCAGGCGGTCAGCGCTGGCGAACGGCCCTTGCTAGAGCTCTCTACTCTCGGGCTGGAATTCTCATTCTGGACGATGTTCTCAGCGCCGTCGACGCTCATGTCGGGCGTTTGATCGTTGACAAAGCCTTGACGGGTGAGCTGGCGAGAGGGAGGACTCGCATTCTCGCCACTCATCATGCCGAGCTCGTCCTGCCGCATGCTAGCTTTCACATCCAGCTCCATAACGGAGAAGTCCTCTCGGTTGAGCACCTTACACCTTCTGAAGACAGCTCTGCGTTGACAGCCCTGTCTGAACAAGATGTTCCATCCACGGATGATAGCCTGGTAAATGGACAGCCTCCCTTGGTAACCAAGAGCAAACCCAAAGAGGACGAAGAAAGCAGAGAGACAGGTCGTGTCAAAACCAAGGTGTACAAAGCCTACTTCAAAGCCAGTGGCGGCCTGTTGCCTTGGATTGGGGGTGTATGCATTCTTTTGCTCGGTCATTTCTTGTCGGTCTTCCGGGCTTGGAGTTTGAAAGAGCTTGCACAGACAGCATCGAAAGAGCCAGAGGCCCTCCGTTTCACGGTTCAAACTACCTCCAAGAACGACTTCCATTTTGCTGCCGGCTCTGGCTccgaagagagagagggttggCACTGGGGCTATGGCATCTACTTCT gGCTGTCCGTTTGGCTCGTGATCGACTTCTCGACGTTGTTAGTCCAGATAATAAGAGTACTGGCTTTCTTCGTCATCGGCATGAAAGCTTCCAGAGCTCTTTTCCAAGACATGACACATGCCATTCTCCGCGCTCCGTTGCGATGGATAGACACAGTTCCAGCTGGTCGAATCCTCAACCGCTTCACGTCAGATATGTTCATTGTGGACCGCCGGCTCTCTAATCAAGCGTTTACCTTGATTCGCACCGTGCTGTTTTTGCTGGTTATCATTGCTACCAG TCTGTCAGTTTCGGTGTACGTCATTTTTTTCGGCATCCTCCTGTTCATACTCTACGTCCGAGTGTCCATGGCGTACATCGACGCTGCCCGAGAGGTCAAGCGAATCAACTCCGTGTCCCATTCTCCGATCTATGATCAGTTCAGCTCTGTGCTTTCTGGTCTCTCAACTATCCGGGCCTTCGACCGCACCGAGTTCTACATGAAGCGCATGTTTACCCTGATCGACAGCAGCTCCAAGGCTTCGTGGGCACTCCAGCTATCGGGTCGATGGATGGCTGTACGTATGGGGGTCCTTGGCGCTCTCTTCGTTGCTGTCGTCGCCAATGCGGTAGCAGTTAGTGACACCAATGCCGCCTTGGCTGGATTCAGTTTGGCCTTCGCCCTGCGCTACACAAACGCGTTGACATCTGTTCTTCAAGCGTTGACATCAGTGGAGCTGGGTTTCAACGCATGCGAGAGAGTCTTGGAATATGCAGAAATCGAGACGGAGCCGGAAGGCGGGAAGGATGTCGCAGCAGCATGGCCTACTGAGGGCAAGATCGAGGTCCAAGATCTGACAGTCAAATATGCGGATGACCTTCCCCCGGTCCTCAAAAAACTCAACTTTAGTGTGGGTGCTGGCGAAAGAGTCGGTATCGTCGGACGGACAGGAGCCGGAAAGTCAACCCTGGCCGCTGTGTTTTTCCGTCTTCTTGTGCCTGTTGAGGGCTCTGTTTATATTGACAATGTCGACATCTCGACCTTGAAGCTTAGCCAGCTGCGAAGCCGTCTTGCCATCATTCCGCAGGaccccttccttttctc TGGTACATTGCGATCGAACCTGGATATGGAAGGACTTCTTGAGGATCATGATTTGCTATTGGCACTGCAGCGTGTCCATCTTATTGAGCACGTTGAAGATCAGGACCGTCCACCTGTACACCCACCAGCTGGAGCCTCAGTCATTATAGGATCTTCCACCATCCCGCTTGCAGATTCAGAAACGGAAACAGAGGCTTCCACGGCTGTTGAGGGAGAGCCCACGGTGATTGAGCCGGAGTCAGAGCTGAACCTGCCTGCGGACAACGCCAACATCTTTACCAACTTGTCGACACCCATCAGCACGGGTGGTGCAAACTTGTCCCAGGGGCAGCGACAACTGGTTTGCCTTGCGCGCTCTCTTCTTAAGCGTCCCAAAATTGTCATACTCGACGAGGCCACCAGCGCTGTCGACAGGGGTACCGATAGCAATATCCAAGAATCGCTTCGTAAAGAGTTTGCGGCTGCCGGTTGTACCGTTCTAGTTATTGCTCACCGACTGTCGACCGTTGCAGACTTCGACCGCCTCTTGGTCATGGAAAAGGGCCGTGTGGCCGAGTTCGGCAGCCCACGGGAGTTGCTCGAGGCGGGTATGAGACGCGTTGTAGAAGAGCCCACACAACAAGGTGACTCGCGGGTTGACGGTGACACGgccgaagatgacgaggaagccAACGGCACTGGAGCGTTCTGGGAGCTGGTGCAGAAGAGTGCggaaaaggagaagctcTTGGAGATGGTTTTCGGCAGTGACAAGGATCGGCTGATGAAGGAAATCTTTGGCGATACCAATGGGGTATGA
- a CDS encoding uncharacterized protein (EggNog:ENOG503NVM2; COG:Q): MTEKGQFQSGHEIPVTHQDFPGKEAKMPYPTPLFDEIPTSDGKNQKYRAAGKLKGKNAIITGGDSGIGRATAILFAMEGANSLIAYLPEEEDDAQETKKRVEQYGQQCHLISTDLRDRKNCQKVVDEAVKLFNGQIDILFNNAAYQMMVPDIKDLSEDQWIHTFDTNIHPYFYLAKYSLPHMKPGSTIINNASINAYIGRPDLLDYTSTKGAIISFTRGLSNQKVGQGIRVNAVAPGPVWTPLIPSTMNDDAQKQFTSPMGRPAQPSEIATCVVFLASTDSSAISGQTIHCNGGTVLNG; the protein is encoded by the exons ATGACTGAAAAGGGACAATTCCAGAGTG GGCACGAGATCCCGGTGACGCACCAGGACTTCCCTGGAAAAGAGGCCAAAATGCCATATCCTACACCACTGTTCGATGAGATCCCAACTAGCGATGGCAAGAACCAAAAGTACAGAGCTGCCGGCAAGCTCAAGGGCAAGAATGCCATCATCACAGGTGGTGATTCTGGTATTGGCCGTGCGACTGCCATCCTGTTTGCCATGGAGGGTGCCAACTCGCTGATTGCCTATCTGcctgaggaagaggatgatgccCAAGAGACCAAGAAACGTGTTGAGCAGTACGGTCAGCAATGTCATCTTATTTCAACCGATCTGCGGGACCGCAAGAATTGCCAAAAGGTGGTCGATGAGGCCGTCAAACTATTTAATGGCCAGATCGACATCCTTTTCAACAATGCGGCCTATCAGATGATGGTTCCTGACATCAAGGACTTGTCCGA GGACCAATGGATCCATACCTTCGACACCAACATCCATCCCTACTTCTACCTGGCCAAGTATTCACTGCCTCACATGAAGCCTGGaagcaccatcatcaacaatgCAAGCATCAACGCCTACATCGGCCGGCCTGACTTGTTGGATTACACATCGACCAAAGGCGCCATCATTTCTTTTACCCGTGGACTGAGCAATCAGAAGGTTGGCCAGGGTATCCGGGTGAATGCTGTTGCGCCAGGTCCCGTGTGGACCCCCTTGATCCCGTCGACGATGAACGATGACGCGCAGAAGCAATTTACCAGCCCAATGGGTCGGCCCGCACAACCGAGTGAGATCGCAACCTGCGTTGTGTTCCTCGCGTCTACCGATAGTTCGGCCATCAGTGGACAGACGATCCACTGCAATGGAGGCACTGTTCTGAACGGCTGA
- a CDS encoding uncharacterized protein (EggNog:ENOG503PI6S; COG:S), with amino-acid sequence MGTFSAYPVLTATVLLLGLVFPLLTSGEGGFTHDCAYAGANLTDKHHWIGVYCLNDDVDIYGFNYSMLDLDHCAGNNAGQLVVYENGNYSGSCENCTFIHDKSLHLSCLCWDMNGGHTNSTLDLNTTLYDSNGAVGCYSFLGNKTWEPAPDS; translated from the exons ATGGGCACCTTCTCCGCGTATCCCGTTTTGACCGCCAccgttcttcttctgggccTCGTGTTCCCCTTGTTAACCTCAGGCGAAGGTGGCTTCACCCATGACTGCGCCTATGCAGGCGCCAACCTGACCGACAAACATCACTGGATTGGTGTCTATTGTCTCAACGACGATGTTGATATTTACGGATTCAATTACAGCAT GCTGGACTTGGATCATTGCGCGGGAAACAATGCTGGACAGCTTGTAGTATATGAGAA TGGGAACTACTCCGGATCATGCGAGAACTGTACCTTTATTCATGACAAGTCGCTGCATTTGAGTTGTTTGTGTTGGGATATGAACGGCGGGCACACTAACTCAACGCTCGACTTGA ACACCACACTCTATGACTCGAATGGGGCTGTTGGCTGTTACAGTTTCCTCGGGAACAAGACATGGGAGCCGGCGCCGGATTCTTGA
- a CDS encoding uncharacterized protein (EggNog:ENOG503P22S; COG:B; COG:K) has product MRGNKETTMAPQYSDANVQHKKEINKAKQSSKHTSHFWDGDEDMNGAVSSSAPAPASSFQAFVKFDELANNLREELSAPFERFDNIVQELQKDLGISSKTAMPSSSDCQAVSASKETTVPVPSFPSKNLKREAPAMARQTPVPFPTIPGIDLGNNLPHHREVHSQLYPPLPSHGPVPGHKSGLPHTDSKPIHSNPSSPRHRARTRTEQAIKATSRTKTSPFFSTSPPPSQELVQERQEVQQQETPLINRPPTPNRPLRKPPPGVVSSLPIPPLGAPKFGLIQEELAHSHFHLLVAVTFLIKTAGRIAIPVFWELVRRFPTPEELAKEENKNEVVELIKPLGLSEHRYAIIQKYARGFVENPPVRERRYGVRNYPSVEDGTNVTAGEVFGAEDFDNGNFNGDGGGGLDVMDMVKDRRERAIGQAWEIGHLTQGAYTLDSWRIFCRDELLGRAEDWTGKGGRGEGFQPEWMRVLPKDKELRACLRWMWMREGWEWDPVTGDREPLREKLRRAVDEGRVGYDDNGSLMILNSESSAGAMQQAPS; this is encoded by the exons ATGCGTGGCAATAAAGAGACAACAATGGCACCTCAGTATTCAGATGCCAATGTGCAGCACAAGAAGGAAATTAACAAGGCCAAACAATCGTCAAAGCATACCTCTCACTTTTGGGATGGTGACGAGGATATGAATGGCGCGGTTAGCTCTTCGG ccccagccccgGCATCATCTTTCCAGGCGTTTGTCAAGTTCGACGAACTAGCGAATAATTTGCGTGAGGAGCTATCGGCCCCTTTTGAACGGTTCGACAACATCGTTCAAGAACTCCAAAAAGATCTTGGGATCAGCTCCAAAACAGCTatgccttcctcctcagactGTCAAGCTGTTTCAGCGTCTAAAGAAACAACTGTCCCTGTCCCCTCATTCCCAAGCAAAAACTTGAAGCGAGAGGCGCCGGCTATGGCTCGCCAGACGCCCGTGCCGTTCCCGACAATTCCAGGCATCGACTTAGGTAACAaccttccccatcatcgtGAAGTCCACTCGCAACTctatcctcctcttccctcccacGGCCCTGTTCCAGGCCATAAATCTGGTTTACCTCACACCGATTCCAAACCCATCCattccaacccatcatcacctcgcCACCGCGCCCGCACCCGAACCGAACAAGCCATCAAGGCAACGAGCAGAACTAAaacctcccccttttttagCACAagtccaccaccgtcacaaGAGCTTGTCCAAGAAAGACAAGAAGTCCAGCAACAAGAAACACCGCTCATCAACCgccccccaactccaaaccgGCCCCTCCGAAAACCGCCTCCCGGCGTGGTATCCagcctcccaatcccaccgTTGGGCGCCCCAAAGTTTGGTCTCATTCAGGAAGAGCTAGCACACTCCCATTTTCACCTGTTGGTCGCCGTGACTTTTTTGATCAAAACCGCTGGGAGGATCGCCATCCCCGTGTTTTGGGAGTTGGTCAGACGGTTTCCGACGCCGGAAGAgttggcaaaggaggagaataaaaatgaggtggtggagttgaTCAAGCCGCTGGGGTTGTCGGAGCACAGGTATGCCATCATACAAAAGTATGcaagggggtttgtggagAACCCGCCggtgagggagagaaggTATGGGGTGCGGAACTATCCTTCGGTCGAGGATGGTACGAATGTTACAGCTGGGGAGGTTTTTGGAGCCGAGGATTTTGACAATGGTAATTTtaatggggatggtggaggggggctTGATGTGATGGATATGGTAAAGGATAGAAGGGAACGTGCGATAGGGCAGGCTTGGGAGATTGGGCATTTGACGCAGGGTGCGTATACGTTGGACTCGTGGAGGATATTTTGTAGGGATGAGCTCCTCGGTCGGGCGGAGGATTGGACTGGGAAGGGGGGACGAGGGGAAGGGTTCCAGCCGGAGTGGATGAGGGTGCTACCCAAGGATAAGGAGCTGAGAGCTTGTTTGAGATGGATGTG GATGCGGGaaggatgggaatgggaccCGGTAACGGGTGATCGCGAGCCTCTTCGTGAGAAGTTACGAAGAGCAGTGGACGAGGGCCGGGTTGGGTATGATGATAATGGGAGTCTGATGATACTGAACTCGGAATCTTCAGCAGGAGCTATGCAGCAGGCACCTTCATGA
- the CYT1 gene encoding cytochrome c1 (EggNog:ENOG503NVYB; COG:C), which translates to MLARSCVRPMRAFASARNGAVQITKRAASSSSGSTAESPLRLNIAAAAATAVAAGSVGWYYHLYGNSHAMTPAEEGLHPTKYPWVHNQWFKTFDHQALRRGFQVYREVCASCHSLSRVPYRSLVGSILTVDEAKALAEENEYDTEPNDQGEIEKRPGKLSDYLPSPYPNDEAARFANNGALPPDLSLMVKARHGGCDYIFNLLTGYPDEPPAGAQVGAGLNFNPYFPGTGIAMARVLYDGLVEYEDETPATTSQMAKDVTEFLNWAAEPEMDDRKRMGMKVLAITSVLFAMSVWVKRYKWAWLKSRKIVYDPPKEGKTNIRR; encoded by the exons ATGCTTGCGAGGTCCTGTGTGCGCCCGATGCGCGCCTTCGCCAGCGCGAGAAATGGCGCCGTGCAGATTACCAAG CGCGCCGCTTCCTCGAGCTCCGGATCGACTGCCGAGTCACCGCTCCGCTTGaacatcgccgccgccgctgccaccGCCGTTGCTGCCGGCTCTGTCGGCTGGTATTACCATCTCTATGGCAACTCTCATGCCATGACGCCTGCTGAGGAAGG TCTCCATCCCACCAAGTACCCCTGGGTTCACAACCAATGGTTCAAGACCTTTGACCACCAAGC TCTCCGGAGAGGTTTCCAGGTCTACCGCGAGGTCTGCGCATCGTGCCACTCTCTCAGCAGAGTGCCCTACCGCTCCCTGGTCGGCAGCATCCTGACCGTTGACGAGGCCAAGGCGTTGGCTGAGGAGAACGAGTACGACACCGAGCCCAACGACCAGGGTGAGATCGAGAAGCGCCCCGGCAAGCTGTCCGACTACCTCCCCTCTCCTTACCCCAACGATGAGGCTGCCCGTTTCGCCAACAACGGTGCCCTTCCTCCCGATCTCAGCTTGATGGTCAAGGCCCGCCACGGTGGCTGCGACtacatcttcaacctcctcaccggctACCCCGATGAGCCCCCTGCCGGCGCCCAGGTCGGCGCTGGtctcaacttcaacccctACTTCCCCGGTACCGGTATTGCCATGGCTCGTGTCTTGTACGATGGCTTGGTCGAGTATGAGGACGAGACCCCTGCGACAACTTCCCAGATGGCCAAGGATGTTACCGAGTTCCTCAACTGGGCTGCTGAGCCCGAGATGGATGACCGCAAGCGCATGGGTATGAAGGTTCTGGCGATCACATCTGTTCTGTTCGCCATGAGCGTCTGGGTTAAGCGGTACAAGTGGGCCTGGCTCAAGTCGAGAAAGATTGTCTACGATCCTCCCAAGGAGGGCAAGACCAACATTCGCCGCTAA
- the ARO3 gene encoding 3-deoxy-7-phosphoheptulonate synthase (COG:E; EggNog:ENOG503NVDJ) — MSGFYIENKNVGNKAESEDWRIRGYNPLTPPDLLQHEIPQTVESKRTVLEGREEAVAIVNNTDEKKRLLVVIGPCSIHDPKAALEYCDMLLKEKEKHKDELLIVMRSYLEKPRTTVGWKGLINDPDIDNSFKINKGLRLSRQLFVDLTTKGMPLASEMLDTISPQFLADLLSVGAVGARTTESQLHRELASGLSFPVGFKNGTDGSLGVAVDAIGAVKHPHHFLSVTKPGVVAIVGTVGNEDCFVILRGGTKGTNYDAKSIAEAKAALEKAGLRQRLMVDCSHGNSLKNHKNQPLVAATLAEQIEKGEEGVMGVMIESNIVEGNQKVPKEGKEGLKYGVSITDACIDWEETVSVLDVLANAVKKRREVLSQKSA; from the exons ATGTCG GGTTTCTACATTGAGAATAAGAATGTTGGCAACAAGGCCGAGAGCGAAGACTGGAGGA TTCGCGGCTACAACCCGTTGACACCACCCGACTTGCTCCAACACGAAATTCCCCAGACTGTCGAGTCTAAGCGCACCGTTTTGGAGGGCCgtgaggaggctgttgccattgtcaacaacaccgatgagaagaagaggcttcTGGTCGTCATTGGACCCTGCTCTATCCATGACCCAAAGGCGGCGCTTGAGTACTGCGACATGctgctcaaggagaaggagaagcacAAGGACGAGTTGTTGATTGTTATGCGGTCCTACCTCGAGAAGCCACGCACTACTGTGGGATGGAAGGGCCTCATCAACGACCCCGATATCGACAACAGCTTTAAGATCAACAAGGGTCTTCGTCTGAGCAGACAGCTCTTTGTTGACCTCACTACCAAGGGCATGCCCCTTGCCAGCGAGATGCTCGATACTATTAGCCCGCAGTTTTTGGCCGATCTCTTGAgtgttggtgctgttggcGCCCGCACAACTGAAAGCCAGCTTCATCGCGAACTGGCTAGCGGTCTCAGTTTCCCTGTCGGCTTCAAGAACGGCACCGATGGAAGCTTGGGCGTTGCGGTTGACGCGATTGGGGCCGtcaaacacccccatcacTTCCTCTCGGTGACAAAGCCCGGTGTTGTGGCCATTGTCGGCACCGTCGGCAACGAGGATTGCTTTGTTATCCTCCGTGGTGGCACCAAGGGTACCAACTACGATGCGAAGAGCATTGCTGAAGCCAAGGCGGCTCTCGAGAAGGCCGGTCTTCGTCAGCGGTTGATGGTGGACTGCAGCCATGGCAACTCCCTCAAGAACCACAAGAACCAGCCCTTGGTTGCTGCCACGCTGGCTGAGCAGATTGAgaagggtgaggagggtgttaTGGGTGTCATGATTGAGAGCAACATTGTCGAGG GTAACCAGAAGGTGCCCAAAGAGGGCAAGGAGGGCCTCAAGTATGGCGTGAGCATTACCGATGCCTGCATTGATTGGGAGGAAACTGTCTCTGTTCTCGATGTGCTTGCCAATGCGGTGAAGAAGCGGAGAGAGGTTCTCAGCCAGAAGAGCGCCTAA